A stretch of Prunus dulcis chromosome 6, ALMONDv2, whole genome shotgun sequence DNA encodes these proteins:
- the LOC117631294 gene encoding acyltransferase-like protein At1g54570, chloroplastic isoform X1 → MTSITGFSGPHFCVLNSENKPRFQVQVRSLGSKDSPVLSSDSVAVNGASVIKEREERRSLIDEGNERLRHKVNEEKRVKDGVLESLEPLWDDGYGTVTVKDYFDATKEMIKPDGGPPRWFCPVACGAPLKDSPILFFLPGLDGTGWGLILHHKALGKAFEVRCLHIPINDRTPFEGLVKFVEETIRLEHASSPNKPIYLVGDSFGGCLSLAVAARNPTIDLVLILVNSASSIERSQLQPLIPILEAIPDELHTAIPYLLSFVMGDPTKMAMVNIESRLPPSLKLTQLSRNLVALLPCLSSLADIIPRATLLWKLKLLKSAAAYANSRLHAVKAEVLVLASGKDNMVPSRDEAQRLMSSLQNCTVRHFNDNGHTLLLEDGINLLTVIKGTCKYRRSRKRDYVSDFLPPSMSELKYTSDEVFGELILKYMNVRVLRLATGSVMFSTLEDGKIVRGLAGVPHEGPVLIVGYHNLMGLELNSLVEEFLREKNIMVRGAAHPELFWGKSASSASFDCLKVFGAVPVTAKNLFKLLSSKSHVLLYPGGAREALHNKGEEYKLFWPNQPEFVRMAAQFGATIVPFAAVGEDDLLELVFDYNDLKKIPMISDYIKESNRDAIRLRDETSGEVANTDLFFPGILPKLPGRYYYLFGKPIVTKGKKEILKDKENANKLYLEIQSDIENSLAYLLKKREEDPYRSVTDRTAYRAIYSPLHEVPTFEP, encoded by the exons ATGACATCAATTACAGGCTTCTCAGGACCACATTTTTGTGTGTTAAATTCAGAGAATAAACCTCGGTTTCAAGTGCAAGTTAGGAGTTTAGGTAGTAAGGATTCACCAGTTTTGTCATCAGATTCAGTTGCTGTGAATGGTGCTTCCGTAATCAAGGAGAGGGAGGAAAGGAGGTCTTTGATTGATGAAGGGAATGAGAGGTTGAGGCATAAGGTTAATGAGGAGAAGAGGGTGAAGGATGGTGTTCTTGAAAGTTTGGAACCTTTGTGGGATGATGGGTATGGGACTGTGACTGTAAAAGATTATTTTGATGCAACTAAGGAGATGATTAAGCCTGATGGCGGACCTCCCCGGTGGTTTTGTCCCGTTGCTTGCGGGGCGCCATTAAAGGATTCTccaattcttttctttttgcctg GGCTAGATGGTACTGGGTGGGGCCTCATTTTGCACCATAAAGCTCTTGGGaa GGCTTTTGAAGTTCGATGCCTGCATATTCCTATTAATGATCGAACACCATTTGAAG GGCTGGTGAAATTTGTCGAAGAAACTATCAGGCTTGAGCATGCTTCATCTCCAAACAAGCCAATTTATTTGGTCGGAGATTCCTTTGGAGGATGCCTATCACTTGCCGTTGCTGCACGTAATCCTACCATTGATCTAGTACTGATACTAGTCAATTCAG caTCATCAATTGAAAGATCTCAGCTACAACCTCTGATCCCTATCTTGGAGGCTATACCTGATGAATTACATACCGCAATTCCCTATCTCCTCAGCTTTGTTATGG GTGATCCAACAAAAATGGCGATGGTTAATATTGAAAGTAGGCTCCCTCCCAGTTTAAAACTTACACAATTGTCTCGCAACCTCGTTGCTTTGCTACCATGCCTCTCA tCTTTGGCTGATATTATACCGAGGGCGACTCTTCTTTGGAAGCTGAAGCTGCTCAAATCAGCTGCTGCTTATGCAAATTCCCGTCTCCATGCTGTTAAAGCTGAAGTACTAGTGTTGGCCAG TGGCAAAGATAACATGGTGCCTAGTCGAGATGAAGCGCAACGACTAATGAGCTCATTACAGAATTGTACAGTTCGTCACTTCAACGACAATGGACATACCCTATTACTA GAAGATGGCATTAATTTGTTGACAGTTATAAAAGGCACTTGCAAATACCGTCGTTCGAGGAAGCGGGATTATGTCTCAGATTTTCTTCCTCCTAGTATGTCAGAACTCAAATATACATCCGATGAAGTATTTGG AGAGCTGATACTAAAATACATGAATGTCAGGGTATTACGCTTAGCTACTGGTTCTGTAATGTTCTCAACATTGGAAGATGGGAAGATAGTGAGAGGTCTTGCTGGAGTACCTCATGAAGGACCTGTCTTAATTGTTGGTTATCACAATTTAATGGGATTGGAGCTGAATTCTTTAGTCGAAGAATTTTTAAGAGAAAAGAACATAATGGTTCGTGGAGCAGCACATCCAGAGTTGTTCTGGGGGAAGTCCGCGAGCTCGGCTAGCTTTGACTGTCTCAAAGTATTTGGTGCAGTACCCGTCACAGCAAAAAATCTATTCAAATTGCTTTCGTCAAAATCACATGTTCTGCTCTATCCTGGTGGTGCACGTGAGGCTCTCCATAACAAG GGTGAAGAATACAAGCTATTCTGGCCTAATCAACCGGAATTTGTGAGAATGGCTGCACAATTTGGGGCCACCATTGTACCATTTGCGGCTGTAGGAGAAGATGACCTACTAGAA TTGGTTTTTGACTACAATGACCTAAAGAAGATCCCTATGATCAGTGACTATATCAAAGAATCTAATCGCGATGCTATAAGATTAAG GGATGAGACGAGCGGGGAGGTGGCAAATACAGATCTCTTTTTTCCGGGGATTTTGCCCAAGTTACCAGGGCGctattactatttatttgggAAGCCAATAGTAaccaagggaaaaaaagagatcctgaaagataaagaaaatgcaaacaaaTTGTATTTGGAGATACAATCTGacattgaaaacagtttagCATACTTGCTTAAGAAGCGGGAGGAGGATCCTTATAGGAGTGTTACAGACAGAACAGCTTATCGGGCGATATATTCCCCTTTACATGAAGTTCCAACATTTGAGCCTTGA
- the LOC117631294 gene encoding acyltransferase-like protein At1g54570, chloroplastic isoform X2 — protein MTSITGFSGPHFCVLNSENKPRFQVQVRSLGSKDSPVLSSDSVAVNGASVIKEREERRSLIDEGNERLRHKVNEEKRVKDGVLESLEPLWDDGYGTVTVKDYFDATKEMIKPDGGPPRWFCPVACGAPLKDSPILFFLPGLDGTGWGLILHHKALGKAFEVRCLHIPINDRTPFEGLVKFVEETIRLEHASSPNKPIYLVGDSFGGCLSLAVAARNPTIDLVLILVNSASSIERSQLQPLIPILEAIPDELHTAIPYLLSFVMGDPTKMAMVNIESRLPPSLKLTQLSRNLVALLPCLSSLADIIPRATLLWKLKLLKSAAAYANSRLHAVKAEVLVLASGKDNMVPSRDEAQRLMSSLQNCTVRHFNDNGHTLLLEDGINLLTVIKGTCKYRRSRKRDYVSDFLPPSMSELKYTSDEVFGVLRLATGSVMFSTLEDGKIVRGLAGVPHEGPVLIVGYHNLMGLELNSLVEEFLREKNIMVRGAAHPELFWGKSASSASFDCLKVFGAVPVTAKNLFKLLSSKSHVLLYPGGAREALHNKGEEYKLFWPNQPEFVRMAAQFGATIVPFAAVGEDDLLELVFDYNDLKKIPMISDYIKESNRDAIRLRDETSGEVANTDLFFPGILPKLPGRYYYLFGKPIVTKGKKEILKDKENANKLYLEIQSDIENSLAYLLKKREEDPYRSVTDRTAYRAIYSPLHEVPTFEP, from the exons ATGACATCAATTACAGGCTTCTCAGGACCACATTTTTGTGTGTTAAATTCAGAGAATAAACCTCGGTTTCAAGTGCAAGTTAGGAGTTTAGGTAGTAAGGATTCACCAGTTTTGTCATCAGATTCAGTTGCTGTGAATGGTGCTTCCGTAATCAAGGAGAGGGAGGAAAGGAGGTCTTTGATTGATGAAGGGAATGAGAGGTTGAGGCATAAGGTTAATGAGGAGAAGAGGGTGAAGGATGGTGTTCTTGAAAGTTTGGAACCTTTGTGGGATGATGGGTATGGGACTGTGACTGTAAAAGATTATTTTGATGCAACTAAGGAGATGATTAAGCCTGATGGCGGACCTCCCCGGTGGTTTTGTCCCGTTGCTTGCGGGGCGCCATTAAAGGATTCTccaattcttttctttttgcctg GGCTAGATGGTACTGGGTGGGGCCTCATTTTGCACCATAAAGCTCTTGGGaa GGCTTTTGAAGTTCGATGCCTGCATATTCCTATTAATGATCGAACACCATTTGAAG GGCTGGTGAAATTTGTCGAAGAAACTATCAGGCTTGAGCATGCTTCATCTCCAAACAAGCCAATTTATTTGGTCGGAGATTCCTTTGGAGGATGCCTATCACTTGCCGTTGCTGCACGTAATCCTACCATTGATCTAGTACTGATACTAGTCAATTCAG caTCATCAATTGAAAGATCTCAGCTACAACCTCTGATCCCTATCTTGGAGGCTATACCTGATGAATTACATACCGCAATTCCCTATCTCCTCAGCTTTGTTATGG GTGATCCAACAAAAATGGCGATGGTTAATATTGAAAGTAGGCTCCCTCCCAGTTTAAAACTTACACAATTGTCTCGCAACCTCGTTGCTTTGCTACCATGCCTCTCA tCTTTGGCTGATATTATACCGAGGGCGACTCTTCTTTGGAAGCTGAAGCTGCTCAAATCAGCTGCTGCTTATGCAAATTCCCGTCTCCATGCTGTTAAAGCTGAAGTACTAGTGTTGGCCAG TGGCAAAGATAACATGGTGCCTAGTCGAGATGAAGCGCAACGACTAATGAGCTCATTACAGAATTGTACAGTTCGTCACTTCAACGACAATGGACATACCCTATTACTA GAAGATGGCATTAATTTGTTGACAGTTATAAAAGGCACTTGCAAATACCGTCGTTCGAGGAAGCGGGATTATGTCTCAGATTTTCTTCCTCCTAGTATGTCAGAACTCAAATATACATCCGATGAAGTATTTGG GGTATTACGCTTAGCTACTGGTTCTGTAATGTTCTCAACATTGGAAGATGGGAAGATAGTGAGAGGTCTTGCTGGAGTACCTCATGAAGGACCTGTCTTAATTGTTGGTTATCACAATTTAATGGGATTGGAGCTGAATTCTTTAGTCGAAGAATTTTTAAGAGAAAAGAACATAATGGTTCGTGGAGCAGCACATCCAGAGTTGTTCTGGGGGAAGTCCGCGAGCTCGGCTAGCTTTGACTGTCTCAAAGTATTTGGTGCAGTACCCGTCACAGCAAAAAATCTATTCAAATTGCTTTCGTCAAAATCACATGTTCTGCTCTATCCTGGTGGTGCACGTGAGGCTCTCCATAACAAG GGTGAAGAATACAAGCTATTCTGGCCTAATCAACCGGAATTTGTGAGAATGGCTGCACAATTTGGGGCCACCATTGTACCATTTGCGGCTGTAGGAGAAGATGACCTACTAGAA TTGGTTTTTGACTACAATGACCTAAAGAAGATCCCTATGATCAGTGACTATATCAAAGAATCTAATCGCGATGCTATAAGATTAAG GGATGAGACGAGCGGGGAGGTGGCAAATACAGATCTCTTTTTTCCGGGGATTTTGCCCAAGTTACCAGGGCGctattactatttatttgggAAGCCAATAGTAaccaagggaaaaaaagagatcctgaaagataaagaaaatgcaaacaaaTTGTATTTGGAGATACAATCTGacattgaaaacagtttagCATACTTGCTTAAGAAGCGGGAGGAGGATCCTTATAGGAGTGTTACAGACAGAACAGCTTATCGGGCGATATATTCCCCTTTACATGAAGTTCCAACATTTGAGCCTTGA
- the LOC117631134 gene encoding WD repeat-containing protein 48 isoform X1: MHRVGSAGNTANSTRPRKEKRLTYVLSDADDTKHCAGINCLAVLKASVSGCDYLFTGSRDGTLKRWALAEDAATCPATFESHVDWVNDAVLAGDNTLVSCSSDTTLKTWNCLSDGTCTRTLRQHSDYVTCLAATEKNSNVVASGGLGGEVFVWDLEAALTPVSKSGDSMEDDSSNVVNGSGNALPITSLRTISSSNSISVHTTQSHGYVPVPAKGHKESVYALAMNDSGSLLVSGGTEKVVRVWDPRTGSKTMKLRGHTDNIRALLLDSTGRYCLSGSSDSMIRLWDLGQQRCVHSYAVHTDSVWALASTPTFSHVYSGGRDLSLYLTDLATRESLLLCTGEHPILQLALHDDSIWAATTDSSVHRWPAEGRNPQKIIQRGGAFLAGNLSFSRARVSLEGSTLVPVYKEPIFTIPGTPGIVQHEILNNRRHVLTKDTAGSVKLWEITRGVVIEDYGKVTFEEKKEELFEMVSIPAWFTVDTRLGSLSVHLDTPQCFSAEMYSVDLNIVGKPEDDKVNLARETLKGLLAHWLAKRKQRFGAQASANGDAPSGKEVTTRSITHSRIEVDSNTENDSMVYPPFEFSTASPPSVITEGSQGGPWRKKITDLDGTEDEKDFPWWCLDCVLNNRLPPRENTKCSFYLHPCEGSAVQILTQGKLSAPRILRIHKVVNYVIEKMVLDKPLDSANPDTTLAPGLAGGPVQLSAIGDGSFRSGLKPWQKLKPSIEILCNNQVLSPEMSLATVRAYIWKKSEDLILNYRVVQGR; this comes from the exons ATGCACCGTGTGGGTAGTGCAGGGAACACAGCCAATTCCACTCGCCCTCGTAAAGAGAAGAGATTAACATATGTGTTGAGTGATGCTGATGACACAAAG CATTGTGCCGGCATAAATTGTTTGGCTGTATTGAAGGCTTCAGTGTCTGGGTGTGATTACCTGTTCACTGGAAGCCGTGATGGCACACTAAAAAGATGGGCGCTGGCTGAAGATGCTGCTACATGCCCAGCAACCTTTGAGTCTCATGTGGACTGG GTTAATGATGCTGTTCTTGCAGGTGATAATACGCTTGTTTCTTGTTCTTCAGATACTACCCTCAAG ACTTGGAATTGCTTGTCGGATGGAACTTGTACCAGAACTCTTCGTCAGCATTCTGACTATGTCACTTGTCTTGCTGCGAcagaaaaaaat AGCAATGTTGTTGCCTCTGGGGGACTTGGAGGGGAGGTATTCGTATGGGATCTTGAAGCAGCTCTTACTCCGGTCTCAAAGTCAGGCGATTCAATGGAAGATGACTCTTCAAATGTTGTCAATGGTTCTGGAAATGCACTACCAATTACAAGTTTACGTACTATCAGCTCTAGCAACAGTATTTCTGTGCACACAACTCAGTCGCATGGATATGTTCCAGTTCCTGCCAAAGGCCATAAGGAATCAGTTTATGCTTTGGCAATGAATGATAGTGGATCACTCCTTGTCTCTGGTGGAACAGAGAAG GTTGTGCGTGTTTGGGACCCTAGAACTGGTTCGAAGACCATGAAACTAAGAGGGCATACAGATAATATCAGGGCTCTGCTTCTTGATTCTACTGGAAG ATATTGCTTATCAGGATCTTCTGATTCTATGATCAG GCTGTGGGATCTTGGTCAGCAACGATGTGTGCATTCTTATGCTGTGCACACAGATTCTGTTTGGGCACTTGCCAGTACCCCAACATTTAGTCATGTATATAGTGGTGGGAGGGACCTTTCT TTATACTTGACAGACTTGGCCACAAGAGAGAGTCTTTTGCTTTGCACTGGGGAACACCCCATTCTGCAGTTGGCTTTACATGACGATAGTATATGGGCTGCAACAACGGATTCTTCAGTTCATAGATGGCCTGCTGAAGGGCGCAATCCTCAGAAGATTATTCAAAGAGGTGGTGCATTCTTGGCTGGAAATTTGTCCTTTTCGAGAGCAAGGGTATCCCTAGAAGGATCAACCCTA GTCCCTGTTTATAAAGAACCAATATTTACGATTCCTGGAACTCCTGGAATAGTGCAGCATGAAATATTAAACAATAGAAGGCATGTCTTGACAAAG GATACTGCTGGTTCGGTCAAGTTGTGGGAGATTACTAGGGGTGTTGTTATTGAGGATTATGGAAAG GTCACATTtgaggagaaaaaagaagagctTTTTGAGATG GTAAGCATTCCTGCATGGTTCACAGTGGATACCAGGCTTGGAAGTTTATCTGTACATCTGGACACCCCACAATGCTTTTCAGCAGAGATGTATTCAGTAGACCTTAACATTGTGGGGAAGCCTGAAGATGACAAG GTTAATCTAGCACGAGAAACCCTTAAAGGGCTCTTGGCTCACTGGTTGGcgaaaagaaagcaaagatTTGGAGCGCAAGCATCTGCTAATGGGGATGCACCATCTGGAAAGGAAGTTACCACTAGAAGTATTACGCATTCAAGAATTGAGGTGGATAGTAATACTGAAAACGATTCAATGGTCTATCCTCCCTTTGAATTTTCTACAGCTTCCCCTCCTTCAGTTATAACTGAGGGCTCTCAGGGAGGCCCATGGAGGAAGAAAATCACTGACCTAGATGGTACTGAAGATGAGAAGGACTTTCCTTGGTGGTGTCTCGATTGCGTGTTGAATAATCGCCTACCCCCTAGAGAAAACACCAA GTGCAGTTTTTATCTACATCCATGCGAAGGTTCAGCTGTTCAGATCCTCACACAAGGGAAACTTAGTGCACCTCGTATATTACGAATTCATAAA GTTGTTAATTATGTAATTGAAAAGATGGTCCTTGACAAACCATTGGATAGTGCAAATCCTGATACAACACTTGCTCCTGGTCTTGCTGGAGGACCAGTGCAACTATCAGCCATTGGAGATGGATCTTTTCGATCTGGATTGAAGCCATGGCAAAAGCTTAAGCCTTCTATAGAGATATTGTGTAACAATCAG GTCTTGTCCCCAGAAATGAGCTTAGCCACAGTGCGGGCTTATATATGGAAGAAATCTGAGGACCTGATTCTCAATTACAGGGTGGTTCAGGGAAGGTGA
- the LOC117631134 gene encoding WD repeat-containing protein 48 isoform X2, whose amino-acid sequence MHRVGSAGNTANSTRPRKEKRLTYVLSDADDTKHCAGINCLAVLKASVSGCDYLFTGSRDGTLKRWALAEDAATCPATFESHVDWVNDAVLAGDNTLVSCSSDTTLKTWNCLSDGTCTRTLRQHSDYVTCLAATEKNSNVVASGGLGGEVFVWDLEAALTPVSKSGDSMEDDSSNVVNGSGNALPITSLRTISSSNSISVHTTQSHGYVPVPAKGHKESVYALAMNDSGSLLVSGGTEKVVRVWDPRTGSKTMKLRGHTDNIRALLLDSTGRYCLSGSSDSMIRLWDLGQQRCVHSYAVHTDSVWALASTPTFSHVYSGGRDLSLYLTDLATRESLLLCTGEHPILQLALHDDSIWAATTDSSVHRWPAEGRNPQKIIQRGGAFLAGNLSFSRARVSLEGSTLVPVYKEPIFTIPGTPGIVQHEILNNRRHVLTKVTFEEKKEELFEMVSIPAWFTVDTRLGSLSVHLDTPQCFSAEMYSVDLNIVGKPEDDKVNLARETLKGLLAHWLAKRKQRFGAQASANGDAPSGKEVTTRSITHSRIEVDSNTENDSMVYPPFEFSTASPPSVITEGSQGGPWRKKITDLDGTEDEKDFPWWCLDCVLNNRLPPRENTKCSFYLHPCEGSAVQILTQGKLSAPRILRIHKVVNYVIEKMVLDKPLDSANPDTTLAPGLAGGPVQLSAIGDGSFRSGLKPWQKLKPSIEILCNNQVLSPEMSLATVRAYIWKKSEDLILNYRVVQGR is encoded by the exons ATGCACCGTGTGGGTAGTGCAGGGAACACAGCCAATTCCACTCGCCCTCGTAAAGAGAAGAGATTAACATATGTGTTGAGTGATGCTGATGACACAAAG CATTGTGCCGGCATAAATTGTTTGGCTGTATTGAAGGCTTCAGTGTCTGGGTGTGATTACCTGTTCACTGGAAGCCGTGATGGCACACTAAAAAGATGGGCGCTGGCTGAAGATGCTGCTACATGCCCAGCAACCTTTGAGTCTCATGTGGACTGG GTTAATGATGCTGTTCTTGCAGGTGATAATACGCTTGTTTCTTGTTCTTCAGATACTACCCTCAAG ACTTGGAATTGCTTGTCGGATGGAACTTGTACCAGAACTCTTCGTCAGCATTCTGACTATGTCACTTGTCTTGCTGCGAcagaaaaaaat AGCAATGTTGTTGCCTCTGGGGGACTTGGAGGGGAGGTATTCGTATGGGATCTTGAAGCAGCTCTTACTCCGGTCTCAAAGTCAGGCGATTCAATGGAAGATGACTCTTCAAATGTTGTCAATGGTTCTGGAAATGCACTACCAATTACAAGTTTACGTACTATCAGCTCTAGCAACAGTATTTCTGTGCACACAACTCAGTCGCATGGATATGTTCCAGTTCCTGCCAAAGGCCATAAGGAATCAGTTTATGCTTTGGCAATGAATGATAGTGGATCACTCCTTGTCTCTGGTGGAACAGAGAAG GTTGTGCGTGTTTGGGACCCTAGAACTGGTTCGAAGACCATGAAACTAAGAGGGCATACAGATAATATCAGGGCTCTGCTTCTTGATTCTACTGGAAG ATATTGCTTATCAGGATCTTCTGATTCTATGATCAG GCTGTGGGATCTTGGTCAGCAACGATGTGTGCATTCTTATGCTGTGCACACAGATTCTGTTTGGGCACTTGCCAGTACCCCAACATTTAGTCATGTATATAGTGGTGGGAGGGACCTTTCT TTATACTTGACAGACTTGGCCACAAGAGAGAGTCTTTTGCTTTGCACTGGGGAACACCCCATTCTGCAGTTGGCTTTACATGACGATAGTATATGGGCTGCAACAACGGATTCTTCAGTTCATAGATGGCCTGCTGAAGGGCGCAATCCTCAGAAGATTATTCAAAGAGGTGGTGCATTCTTGGCTGGAAATTTGTCCTTTTCGAGAGCAAGGGTATCCCTAGAAGGATCAACCCTA GTCCCTGTTTATAAAGAACCAATATTTACGATTCCTGGAACTCCTGGAATAGTGCAGCATGAAATATTAAACAATAGAAGGCATGTCTTGACAAAG GTCACATTtgaggagaaaaaagaagagctTTTTGAGATG GTAAGCATTCCTGCATGGTTCACAGTGGATACCAGGCTTGGAAGTTTATCTGTACATCTGGACACCCCACAATGCTTTTCAGCAGAGATGTATTCAGTAGACCTTAACATTGTGGGGAAGCCTGAAGATGACAAG GTTAATCTAGCACGAGAAACCCTTAAAGGGCTCTTGGCTCACTGGTTGGcgaaaagaaagcaaagatTTGGAGCGCAAGCATCTGCTAATGGGGATGCACCATCTGGAAAGGAAGTTACCACTAGAAGTATTACGCATTCAAGAATTGAGGTGGATAGTAATACTGAAAACGATTCAATGGTCTATCCTCCCTTTGAATTTTCTACAGCTTCCCCTCCTTCAGTTATAACTGAGGGCTCTCAGGGAGGCCCATGGAGGAAGAAAATCACTGACCTAGATGGTACTGAAGATGAGAAGGACTTTCCTTGGTGGTGTCTCGATTGCGTGTTGAATAATCGCCTACCCCCTAGAGAAAACACCAA GTGCAGTTTTTATCTACATCCATGCGAAGGTTCAGCTGTTCAGATCCTCACACAAGGGAAACTTAGTGCACCTCGTATATTACGAATTCATAAA GTTGTTAATTATGTAATTGAAAAGATGGTCCTTGACAAACCATTGGATAGTGCAAATCCTGATACAACACTTGCTCCTGGTCTTGCTGGAGGACCAGTGCAACTATCAGCCATTGGAGATGGATCTTTTCGATCTGGATTGAAGCCATGGCAAAAGCTTAAGCCTTCTATAGAGATATTGTGTAACAATCAG GTCTTGTCCCCAGAAATGAGCTTAGCCACAGTGCGGGCTTATATATGGAAGAAATCTGAGGACCTGATTCTCAATTACAGGGTGGTTCAGGGAAGGTGA